In a single window of the Flavobacterium sp. W4I14 genome:
- a CDS encoding hypothetical protein (product_source=Hypo-rule applied; superfamily=81464; transmembrane_helix_parts=Inside_1_19,TMhelix_20_42,Outside_43_68,TMhelix_69_91,Inside_92_97,TMhelix_98_120,Outside_121_134,TMhelix_135_152,Inside_153_171), with translation MNIVKNYNSIRLCRETRLILVVLWCCWHFDAVTFILGETRITIYPCLIAKSVIRINIQLLIKFSNHRKYLIIHFLSNTFLAFLLALIFFSFRNFINLPSSLYAVILVSGSAIRFKSAINLLLVCTFADPSGTRSFQKIFVPFFLLLILCFSGRQSGRQMDCRVNTILSLSL, from the coding sequence ATGAATATCGTCAAAAACTATAATTCTATCCGGCTTTGTAGAGAAACGAGATTAATTCTTGTTGTTCTATGGTGCTGTTGGCATTTCGATGCAGTCACCTTTATCCTCGGCGAGACGCGAATCACAATTTACCCTTGTTTAATTGCGAAATCTGTTATCAGAATAAATATTCAACTTCTAATCAAATTTAGCAATCATCGGAAATATTTAATCATCCACTTTTTAAGTAACACTTTCCTGGCTTTTCTTTTAGCTCTAATTTTTTTTTCTTTTCGTAATTTCATCAACCTACCGAGCTCATTATACGCTGTCATCTTAGTGTCTGGTTCCGCGATTCGCTTCAAATCAGCTATAAATTTATTACTTGTCTGCACTTTTGCCGATCCAAGTGGGACGAGGTCTTTTCAGAAGATTTTCGTCCCATTTTTTTTGCTCCTAATTCTTTGTTTCTCAGGCAGGCAAAGTGGCCGCCAAATGGATTGCCGGGTAAATACAATATTGTCCCTTTCCCTCTGA
- a CDS encoding RNA polymerase sigma-70 factor (family 1) (product_source=TIGR02985; cath_funfam=1.10.10.10,1.10.1740.10; cog=COG1595; pfam=PF04542,PF08281; superfamily=88659,88946; tigrfam=TIGR02985), with protein MPYKHHNDQELTALLKSGDQLAYAEIYHRYHAALYIHAFKRLQLREECRDLVHELFTTLWIKREEITFKSTLSGYLYTSVRNKIFDLLAKQKLKKTYIQSIQDFAENGLVTTDYLVRQNQLKAIIDQEIANLPPRTRQIFELSRKNFLSHQEIAKVLDLSEQTVKTTINNALKVLRTKLGSMLFLSF; from the coding sequence ATGCCCTATAAACACCATAATGACCAGGAACTAACAGCCTTACTTAAGTCAGGTGATCAGCTAGCCTATGCTGAAATTTATCACCGTTACCATGCTGCCCTTTATATTCATGCATTTAAACGACTTCAATTAAGAGAAGAATGCAGGGATTTGGTTCACGAACTCTTTACCACCTTATGGATAAAACGCGAGGAAATTACTTTTAAATCTACCCTTTCCGGATATCTTTATACTTCAGTCAGGAACAAAATATTCGACTTACTGGCAAAGCAAAAGTTAAAAAAAACATATATTCAATCTATTCAAGATTTTGCAGAAAATGGTTTGGTTACTACCGATTACCTCGTGAGACAAAACCAGCTAAAGGCCATTATTGATCAGGAAATTGCCAACCTTCCTCCCCGCACGCGTCAAATATTCGAGCTGAGCAGGAAAAACTTCCTCAGTCATCAGGAAATTGCCAAAGTGTTAGACCTGTCCGAACAAACAGTAAAAACTACAATAAACAATGCATTAAAGGTATTGCGTACTAAGCTTGGATCCATGCTGTTCCTTTCGTTCTGA
- a CDS encoding transmembrane sensor (product_source=KO:K07165; ko=KO:K07165; pfam=PF04773,PF16344; superfamily=88688; transmembrane_helix_parts=Inside_1_73,TMhelix_74_93,Outside_94_376): MMQKEEINALLQKKQAGNCTPEEINFLESWYAQWNKDLPLGLTEEELLEDLFIIKKMTSTLPAERKFGTLSQKLLIAASLLVMVSVGLYVYLHNQRTDYNLALHDILPGSNKATVTLANGQKFDLKNLTGGVVVDKSGLEYNDGTDINGIGSTEVAAQQLVLATPKGGQYQITLADGTKVWLNAASSLKFLSSFTGLKERRVELTGEAYFQVTHNAKQPFRVMSAGQVAEDLGTSFNINCYPDEPLSKTTLVEGSMQIQSLKDAQHLKTVVLKPSQQVSIDAEGTITSQLVNTAETLGWKNDNFIFEGEDLNSAMRKIARWYNVDVVYEPGLKIGTTPILEGLVSRKSKLSEVLKWIETVGGVRFKIEGRRVTVMK; the protein is encoded by the coding sequence ATGATGCAAAAAGAGGAAATTAACGCGCTTTTACAAAAGAAACAGGCAGGTAACTGTACACCTGAAGAAATCAACTTTTTAGAGAGTTGGTACGCACAATGGAATAAAGATCTTCCTTTGGGCCTAACCGAAGAGGAACTACTAGAAGACCTGTTCATTATTAAAAAGATGACCAGTACCCTGCCAGCCGAAAGAAAGTTTGGCACATTAAGTCAAAAACTTTTAATTGCAGCATCGCTGCTGGTCATGGTAAGTGTCGGACTTTATGTTTACCTGCATAACCAGCGCACCGATTACAACCTGGCGCTTCACGACATTCTACCTGGCAGCAACAAAGCGACTGTAACACTGGCAAATGGCCAAAAATTTGATTTAAAGAATTTAACAGGCGGCGTAGTGGTCGATAAATCCGGATTGGAATATAACGATGGAACAGATATAAACGGAATCGGCTCAACTGAAGTAGCGGCCCAGCAACTGGTACTAGCCACCCCCAAGGGAGGGCAATACCAAATCACCCTGGCTGATGGAACCAAAGTGTGGTTAAATGCCGCATCCTCATTGAAATTCCTTTCCAGTTTTACCGGCCTGAAAGAACGCCGGGTAGAATTAACCGGAGAAGCTTATTTCCAGGTTACGCATAATGCCAAACAGCCCTTTCGTGTAATGAGCGCAGGCCAGGTTGCCGAAGATCTTGGAACATCTTTTAACATTAACTGCTATCCTGATGAACCCCTAAGCAAAACAACCCTGGTAGAAGGAAGCATGCAAATTCAAAGTTTAAAAGATGCTCAACATTTAAAAACTGTCGTGTTAAAACCTAGTCAACAGGTATCTATTGACGCTGAAGGTACGATAACCTCACAGTTGGTGAATACTGCAGAAACATTGGGATGGAAAAACGATAACTTCATATTCGAAGGAGAAGATCTGAATTCGGCCATGCGCAAGATTGCAAGATGGTACAATGTGGATGTTGTTTATGAACCTGGGTTAAAAATAGGTACAACACCTATTCTGGAAGGATTGGTATCGAGAAAAAGTAAGTTATCGGAAGTACTGAAATGGATAGAAACTGTTGGTGGTGTCCGTTTCAAAATAGAAGGAAGGAGGGTAACAGTGATGAAATAG